A single genomic interval of Cupriavidus sp. MP-37 harbors:
- a CDS encoding electron transfer flavoprotein subunit beta/FixA family protein has product MNAPRQVKRIAVLVSIGRHPVSGAPRYSRNDAAALELGRDLAGKHGARLAVLHAGDAADPALADYLALGAGEVEVLACAEGTDAARVLAARVEDCDLVLTGTRAEGAYDTGMLPYRLAAVLGRPLLGAAVDLDIEGGRVAVRQFLPKGLRRRVDAALPAVVSVHPLANVQPRYAYARLREGAIRTAPAPHVHDDAAQNDAAAWTLGAVERKPVRLAAAEKRSGHARMLSATTTESRGGNVVNGGTSVEKAQVILAYLREHQLIDY; this is encoded by the coding sequence ATGAACGCCCCCCGACAAGTGAAACGCATTGCCGTGCTGGTCTCCATTGGCCGCCATCCGGTCAGCGGCGCGCCGCGCTACAGCCGCAACGACGCCGCCGCGCTGGAGCTCGGCAGGGATCTGGCGGGCAAGCACGGCGCGCGGCTGGCCGTGCTGCATGCGGGCGATGCCGCCGATCCGGCGCTTGCGGACTACCTCGCGCTCGGCGCGGGCGAAGTGGAAGTCCTGGCGTGCGCGGAGGGCACAGATGCCGCGCGCGTGCTCGCGGCTCGTGTCGAGGACTGCGACCTCGTGCTGACGGGCACGCGCGCGGAAGGCGCCTACGACACCGGCATGTTGCCGTACCGGCTGGCCGCGGTACTTGGCCGCCCGCTGCTCGGCGCCGCGGTCGACCTCGACATCGAGGGCGGACGTGTCGCGGTGCGGCAGTTCCTGCCCAAGGGGCTGCGCCGGCGTGTCGATGCTGCGCTGCCCGCGGTGGTCTCGGTGCATCCGCTCGCCAACGTGCAGCCGCGCTATGCCTACGCGCGCCTGCGCGAAGGTGCGATCCGGACGGCGCCCGCGCCGCACGTGCACGACGATGCGGCACAGAACGACGCGGCGGCGTGGACACTGGGCGCCGTCGAGCGCAAGCCGGTCAGGCTGGCGGCCGCCGAAAAGCGTTCCGGCCACGCCCGGATGTTGTCCGCGACCACCACCGAGAGCCGTGGCGGCAACGTCGTAAATGGTGGGACTTCGGTCGAAAAAGCACAAGTCATCCTCGCCTATTTGCGCGAGCATCAACTCATCGACTACTGA
- a CDS encoding electron transfer flavoprotein subunit alpha/FixB family protein — protein sequence MDTIKRIDPRRPFIITAAGLRRITLGASGGADTGAAHWPAPGHAAAAKPRRLVSDARHVLLVAAHSERGALDDHARQAVAAAALLADAHTEVALLVFGELKDDAADLGADKLIALPEFDRRTFNPEAELRALQACATALSARHVFLPDNACGDGDLGRRYAAAAAGAGASVATHVVELDASHVGTYAHARRAFATRALPDVILLAPGAVDAKLPFTGAGERLAPDFLCARGSSTHPYRDLGIEEIDAARVALEEADFIVAAGNGVTDIGAFEQLAGAFGAAIAASRVAVDNGHFTRDKQVGATGKTVEASVYIAFGISGAVQHLQGIKDCRHVIAVNTDGSAPIAKRANLTIVGDAHATIAALTELVQAARPARGQAAAARPRELAGVAA from the coding sequence ATGGACACGATCAAACGAATCGATCCGCGCCGGCCGTTCATCATCACGGCGGCGGGACTCAGGCGCATCACGCTCGGCGCGAGCGGCGGCGCTGACACCGGCGCGGCCCACTGGCCCGCGCCCGGGCATGCCGCGGCGGCAAAGCCGCGCCGGCTGGTAAGCGATGCCCGCCATGTGCTGCTCGTTGCCGCGCACAGCGAACGCGGCGCGCTCGACGACCACGCGCGGCAGGCGGTGGCCGCCGCGGCACTGCTGGCGGACGCGCACACCGAAGTCGCGCTGCTGGTGTTCGGCGAACTGAAGGACGATGCGGCGGACCTCGGCGCCGACAAGCTGATCGCTCTGCCCGAGTTCGACCGCCGCACTTTCAACCCGGAGGCGGAACTGCGGGCGTTGCAGGCCTGCGCCACGGCGCTGTCGGCCAGGCATGTCTTCCTTCCCGACAATGCCTGCGGCGACGGCGATCTCGGTCGCCGCTACGCCGCCGCGGCCGCCGGGGCGGGGGCCAGCGTCGCGACCCATGTGGTCGAGCTGGACGCGAGCCATGTCGGCACGTATGCGCACGCCAGGCGTGCCTTCGCCACCCGTGCGCTGCCCGACGTGATCCTGCTGGCGCCGGGCGCGGTGGACGCGAAGCTGCCGTTCACCGGCGCCGGCGAGCGTCTCGCGCCTGACTTCCTGTGTGCAAGGGGCAGCAGCACGCATCCGTACCGCGATCTCGGCATCGAGGAGATCGATGCCGCGCGCGTCGCGCTCGAGGAAGCGGACTTCATCGTCGCGGCCGGCAACGGCGTGACCGACATCGGCGCCTTCGAGCAGCTCGCGGGAGCGTTCGGCGCGGCCATTGCCGCCAGCCGGGTCGCCGTGGACAACGGACATTTCACCCGCGACAAGCAGGTGGGCGCGACCGGCAAGACCGTCGAGGCAAGTGTCTATATCGCGTTCGGCATCTCCGGCGCGGTGCAGCACCTGCAAGGCATCAAGGATTGCCGCCATGTGATCGCCGTGAATACGGACGGCAGCGCGCCGATCGCCAAGCGCGCCAACCTGACCATTGTCGGCGACGCGCACGCGACCATCGCCGCGCTGACGGAGCTGGTGCAGGCAGCACGCCCCGCGCGCGGGCAGGCGGCCGCGGCGCGGCCGCGGGAACTCGCAGGAGTCGCAGCATGA
- a CDS encoding (Fe-S)-binding protein, which translates to MNPSLLITVLLWLSVAGLAFAVLRRASYWRVGRPATPGSFGLANLFAIPKRYFVDLHHVVARDPYIAKTHVATAGGAIAALALVFVNYGLAIYSPWLDKLILVAALAMLVGAVFVWRRRQAMDVPARLSKGPWNTLPWLLGSFALGLALYTMVPAGVMSGAFAVLCAALIGVGAFAMTVGAATGGPMKHAMAGLLHLAFHPRQERFAATPESYTGSGTATPPTALRLPDIEQKEFGVAKPVEFRWNQLLSFDACVQCGKCEAACPAFAAGQPLNPKKLIQDLVVGMAGGSDGAYAGSPTPGIPVGRHRGEPNGPIVSGLIEAQTLWSCTTCRACVQECPMLIEHVDAIVDMRRNQTLVHGTVPGKGAEVLANLRETGTMGGYDKGARYDWSVDLNAPVARPGHAVDVLIVAGEGGFDMRYQRTLRALVKVLDKAGVDYAVLGEVETDTGDVARRLGDEATFQQLAKHLIGTLDALSFGQIVTADPHVMHSLRNEYRALGLRVTVKHHTTYLAELASSGLIAPKAVEALREKRTTYHDPCYLGRYNGETEAPRKLLKTIGIQVVEMERHGMRGRCCGGGGGAPLTDIPGKQRIPDIRIADARAVGAEVVAVGCPNCTAMLEGVVGPRPDVLDVAELVAASLE; encoded by the coding sequence ATGAATCCGTCCTTGCTGATTACCGTCCTGCTGTGGCTGTCAGTGGCGGGGCTGGCCTTCGCGGTACTGCGGCGCGCGTCGTACTGGCGGGTCGGACGGCCGGCGACGCCGGGCTCGTTCGGCCTCGCCAACCTGTTCGCGATTCCCAAGCGCTATTTCGTCGACCTGCACCATGTGGTCGCGCGCGATCCGTATATCGCGAAGACGCATGTGGCCACGGCGGGCGGCGCGATTGCGGCGCTGGCGCTGGTGTTCGTCAACTACGGCCTCGCCATCTACTCGCCGTGGCTCGACAAGCTGATCCTGGTCGCCGCGCTGGCGATGCTGGTCGGCGCGGTGTTCGTGTGGCGGCGCCGCCAGGCGATGGATGTGCCGGCGCGCCTGTCGAAGGGGCCCTGGAATACCTTGCCGTGGCTGCTCGGCTCGTTCGCGCTGGGCCTGGCGCTGTACACGATGGTGCCGGCCGGGGTGATGTCGGGCGCGTTCGCGGTGCTGTGCGCGGCGCTGATCGGCGTCGGCGCGTTCGCGATGACGGTCGGCGCCGCCACGGGCGGACCGATGAAGCATGCCATGGCGGGCCTGCTGCACCTGGCCTTCCACCCGCGCCAGGAGCGGTTTGCCGCGACGCCCGAGTCGTACACCGGCAGCGGCACGGCGACTCCGCCGACCGCGCTCAGGCTGCCCGACATCGAGCAGAAGGAATTCGGTGTCGCGAAGCCGGTCGAGTTTCGCTGGAACCAGTTGCTGAGCTTCGACGCCTGCGTGCAGTGCGGCAAGTGCGAGGCGGCCTGTCCGGCGTTCGCCGCCGGGCAGCCGCTCAACCCGAAAAAGCTGATCCAGGACCTGGTGGTCGGCATGGCGGGCGGCAGCGACGGCGCCTACGCCGGCAGCCCGACCCCGGGGATTCCGGTCGGCCGCCATCGCGGCGAGCCCAACGGGCCGATCGTGTCGGGCCTGATCGAAGCACAGACGCTGTGGTCGTGCACCACCTGCCGCGCCTGCGTGCAGGAGTGCCCGATGCTGATCGAGCATGTCGATGCGATCGTCGACATGCGCCGCAACCAGACGCTGGTGCATGGCACCGTGCCGGGCAAGGGCGCCGAAGTGCTGGCCAACCTGCGCGAGACCGGCACCATGGGCGGCTATGACAAGGGCGCGCGCTACGACTGGTCGGTCGACCTGAACGCGCCCGTCGCGCGGCCGGGCCACGCCGTGGACGTGCTGATCGTAGCCGGCGAGGGTGGTTTCGACATGCGTTACCAGCGCACGCTGCGCGCGCTGGTCAAGGTGCTGGACAAGGCCGGCGTCGATTATGCCGTGCTGGGCGAGGTGGAGACCGACACCGGCGACGTCGCGCGCCGGCTGGGTGACGAGGCTACCTTCCAGCAGCTGGCCAAACACCTGATCGGCACGCTCGACGCGCTGTCGTTCGGGCAGATCGTGACGGCCGACCCGCACGTGATGCACAGCCTGCGCAACGAGTATCGCGCGCTGGGCCTGCGCGTGACGGTGAAGCACCACACCACGTACCTCGCCGAGCTGGCGTCGAGCGGACTGATCGCGCCCAAGGCGGTGGAGGCGCTGCGCGAGAAGCGCACCACCTACCACGACCCGTGCTACCTCGGCCGCTACAACGGCGAAACCGAGGCGCCGCGCAAGCTGCTCAAGACCATCGGCATCCAGGTGGTCGAGATGGAACGCCACGGCATGCGCGGCCGCTGCTGCGGTGGCGGCGGCGGCGCACCGCTGACCGACATCCCCGGCAAGCAGCGCATCCCGGATATCCGCATCGCCGATGCGCGGGCGGTGGGTGCGGAGGTGGTCGCGGTCGGATGCCCGAACTGCACCGCCATGCTCGAGGGCGTGGTCGGCCCGCGCCCGGACGTGCTCGACGTGGCCGAACTGGTTGCCGCTTCGCTGGAGTGA
- a CDS encoding NADH:flavin oxidoreductase, whose protein sequence is MRYPHLFKPLQLNQLTLRNRIVSTAHAEVYAEPDGLPGDRYLRYYEEKAKGGVGLAICGGSSPVSIDSPQGWWKSVNLATDRIVEPLSRLAETMHRHGAKIMIQATHMGRRSAFHGEHWPHLMSPSGVREPVHRGNAKIIEVEEIRRIIADFAAAAKRVKDAGMDGIEISAAHQHLIDQFWSPRTNFRTDEWGGSLHNRLRFGVEVLQAVREAVGKDFCVGLRMCGDEFHEDGLDHQQLKEIAQAMSESGLIDYLGVIGSGADTHNTLANCMPPMALPPEPFVHLAAGIKSVVRIPVMHAQSIRDAGQAERLLASGMVDLVGMTRAQMADPHMVIKIRDGREDEIKQCVGANYCIDRQYNGLDVLCVQNAATSREATMPHVIEKSRGPRRKVVVVGAGPAGLEAARVARSRGHDVVLFEKNAEVGGQIMLASKAPQREQMAGIVRWFDMETRRLGVDRRLGVEADAKMIMAEKPDIVVLATGGRAYSDQVPAWGVAEGLAVSSWEVLSGRVEAKENVLVYDGVSTHAGAGVADYLASRGARVEIVTPDVKVADDCGGTTFPIFYRRLYAQGVIHTPNYWLDRVYEEDGKKIAVLRNEYTEELEERAVDQVVIENGSTPNDALYWKLKPESLNRGQVDVHKLFAAEPQPCLSETLGNGRFLLFRVGDCISMHNIHGAIYDALRLVKDF, encoded by the coding sequence ATGCGCTATCCCCACTTGTTTAAACCCTTGCAGCTCAACCAGCTGACGCTGCGCAACCGGATCGTCAGCACCGCGCATGCCGAGGTGTATGCCGAACCGGACGGCCTGCCGGGCGACCGCTACCTCCGCTATTACGAGGAAAAGGCGAAGGGCGGTGTCGGCCTGGCGATCTGCGGCGGCTCCAGCCCGGTATCGATCGACAGCCCCCAGGGCTGGTGGAAGTCGGTGAACCTGGCCACCGACAGGATCGTCGAGCCGCTGTCCCGGCTGGCGGAGACGATGCATCGGCACGGCGCCAAGATCATGATCCAGGCCACCCACATGGGCCGCCGCTCGGCGTTCCACGGCGAGCACTGGCCTCACCTGATGTCGCCCTCTGGCGTGCGCGAGCCCGTGCATCGCGGCAACGCAAAGATCATCGAGGTGGAAGAGATCCGCCGCATCATCGCCGACTTCGCCGCGGCGGCCAAGCGAGTCAAGGACGCGGGGATGGACGGCATCGAGATCTCGGCCGCGCACCAGCACCTGATCGACCAGTTCTGGAGCCCGCGCACCAACTTCCGCACCGACGAATGGGGCGGCAGCCTGCACAACCGCCTGCGCTTCGGCGTGGAGGTGCTGCAGGCGGTGCGCGAGGCGGTCGGCAAGGACTTCTGCGTCGGCCTGCGCATGTGCGGCGACGAGTTCCACGAGGACGGGCTCGATCACCAGCAGCTCAAGGAGATCGCGCAGGCCATGTCCGAGTCGGGCCTGATCGATTACCTCGGGGTGATCGGATCGGGCGCGGATACGCACAACACGCTCGCCAACTGCATGCCGCCGATGGCGCTGCCGCCGGAGCCGTTCGTGCACCTGGCGGCGGGCATCAAGTCGGTGGTCAGGATTCCGGTGATGCACGCCCAGAGCATCCGCGACGCGGGCCAGGCCGAGCGGCTGCTGGCCAGCGGCATGGTCGACCTGGTCGGCATGACGCGCGCGCAGATGGCGGACCCGCACATGGTGATCAAGATCCGCGACGGCCGCGAGGACGAGATCAAGCAGTGCGTCGGCGCCAACTACTGCATCGACCGCCAGTACAACGGCCTCGACGTGCTGTGCGTGCAGAACGCGGCCACCTCGCGCGAGGCGACCATGCCGCACGTGATCGAGAAATCGCGCGGCCCCAGGCGCAAGGTCGTCGTGGTCGGCGCGGGCCCGGCCGGCCTGGAGGCGGCCCGCGTCGCGCGCTCGCGTGGCCATGACGTGGTGCTGTTCGAGAAGAACGCCGAAGTCGGCGGCCAGATCATGCTGGCGTCGAAGGCGCCGCAGCGCGAGCAGATGGCAGGGATCGTGCGCTGGTTCGACATGGAGACCAGGCGCCTGGGCGTCGACCGCCGGCTCGGCGTGGAGGCCGACGCCAAGATGATCATGGCGGAGAAGCCCGACATCGTCGTGCTGGCCACGGGCGGCCGCGCCTACTCGGACCAGGTGCCGGCGTGGGGCGTTGCCGAAGGGCTGGCGGTCAGTTCGTGGGAAGTGCTGTCTGGCCGCGTCGAAGCGAAGGAGAACGTGCTGGTCTACGACGGCGTCAGCACGCATGCGGGAGCCGGCGTCGCCGACTACCTGGCCAGCCGCGGCGCGCGGGTCGAGATCGTCACGCCCGATGTGAAGGTTGCCGACGACTGCGGCGGCACCACCTTCCCGATCTTTTATCGCCGCCTGTACGCGCAGGGCGTGATCCACACGCCCAACTACTGGCTCGACCGCGTCTACGAGGAAGACGGCAAGAAGATCGCGGTGCTGCGCAACGAGTACACGGAAGAGCTGGAAGAGCGCGCGGTCGACCAGGTCGTGATCGAGAACGGCTCGACGCCGAATGACGCGCTCTACTGGAAGCTCAAGCCCGAATCGCTGAACCGCGGCCAGGTCGACGTGCACAAGCTGTTCGCCGCCGAGCCCCAGCCATGCCTGTCGGAGACGCTGGGCAACGGCCGCTTCCTGCTGTTCCGTGTCGGCGACTGCATCTCGATGCATAACATCCACGGCGCGATCTACGATGCGCTGCGGCTCGTGAAGGATTTCTGA
- a CDS encoding DUF5943 domain-containing protein, translating into MQPQLPIDVNPDTGVWTTDALPMLYVPRHFFTNNHVAVEEALGADAYAEILYKAGYKSAYHWCDKEAQLHGLSGMAVYEHYLKRLSQRGWGLFSLLEADPAAAHARIALRHSSFVLAQPGKEGKLCYMFAGWFAGAMDWVNDTAPAGTAAPRAQSKEVQCAAEGHEHCVFEVSPIGH; encoded by the coding sequence ATGCAACCGCAACTGCCGATCGACGTCAATCCCGACACCGGCGTCTGGACCACCGACGCGCTGCCGATGCTGTATGTCCCGCGCCATTTCTTCACCAACAATCACGTCGCGGTCGAAGAGGCGCTCGGCGCCGATGCATACGCCGAGATCCTCTACAAGGCGGGGTACAAGTCCGCGTACCACTGGTGCGACAAGGAAGCCCAGCTGCACGGCCTCAGCGGCATGGCGGTGTACGAGCACTACCTGAAGCGGCTGTCGCAGCGCGGCTGGGGCCTGTTCTCGCTGCTCGAAGCCGATCCCGCGGCGGCGCATGCGCGCATCGCACTGCGCCACTCGTCGTTCGTGCTTGCGCAGCCGGGCAAGGAAGGCAAGCTCTGCTACATGTTTGCGGGCTGGTTTGCCGGCGCGATGGACTGGGTCAACGACACGGCGCCCGCCGGCACGGCCGCGCCGCGCGCGCAATCGAAGGAAGTGCAGTGCGCGGCCGAGGGCCATGAGCATTGCGTGTTCGAGGTATCGCCAATCGGCCACTGA
- a CDS encoding dipeptidase: protein MSPLHEDSIIIDGLNISKFERSVFEDMRKGGVTAANCTVSVWENFTKTVDNIALMKQQIREHGELLTLVRTTDDIRRAKREGKTGVILGFQNAHAFEDNLGYIEAFADMGVRVVQLCYNTQNLVGTGCYERDGGLSDFGREVITEMNRVGIMVDLSHVGGKTSSEAIAFSKKPVCYSHCLPSGLKEHPRNKSDEQLKEIADAGGFVGVTMFAPFLKRGIEATVDDYIEAIDYVVNLVGEDAVGIGTDFTQGYSTEFFDMLTHDKGRYRRLTNFGKVINPEGIRTIGEFPNLTAAMERAGWKPARIRKIMGENWVRVFGEVWGA from the coding sequence ATGAGCCCCCTGCACGAAGACAGCATCATCATCGACGGCCTGAACATCTCGAAGTTCGAGCGGTCGGTGTTCGAAGACATGCGCAAGGGCGGCGTCACCGCCGCCAACTGCACCGTATCGGTGTGGGAGAACTTCACCAAGACCGTCGACAACATCGCGCTGATGAAGCAGCAGATCCGCGAGCACGGCGAGCTGCTGACACTGGTGCGCACTACCGACGACATCCGCCGCGCCAAGCGGGAAGGCAAGACCGGCGTGATCCTCGGCTTCCAGAACGCGCATGCGTTCGAGGACAATCTCGGCTACATCGAGGCATTCGCCGACATGGGCGTGCGCGTGGTGCAGCTGTGCTACAACACGCAGAACCTGGTCGGCACCGGCTGCTACGAGCGTGACGGCGGGCTGTCCGACTTCGGCCGCGAGGTGATCACCGAGATGAACCGCGTCGGCATCATGGTCGACCTGTCGCATGTCGGCGGCAAGACCTCGTCGGAAGCGATCGCCTTCTCGAAGAAGCCGGTGTGCTACTCGCACTGCCTGCCGTCGGGCCTGAAGGAACATCCGCGCAACAAGAGCGACGAGCAGCTCAAGGAAATCGCCGACGCCGGCGGCTTTGTCGGCGTGACCATGTTTGCACCGTTCCTGAAGCGCGGGATCGAGGCGACGGTCGACGACTACATCGAAGCCATCGACTATGTCGTGAACCTGGTCGGCGAGGATGCGGTCGGCATTGGCACGGACTTTACGCAGGGCTACAGCACGGAATTCTTCGACATGCTGACGCACGACAAGGGCCGCTATCGCCGCCTGACCAACTTCGGCAAGGTGATCAATCCCGAGGGCATCCGCACCATCGGCGAGTTCCCGAACCTGACCGCGGCGATGGAGCGCGCCGGCTGGAAGCCCGCACGCATCCGCAAGATCATGGGCGAGAACTGGGTGCGGGTCTTCGGTGAAGTCTGGGGCGCCTGA
- a CDS encoding serine hydroxymethyltransferase yields the protein MSNTKSFFSQSLAERDSRVRGALLKELERQQSQVEMIASENIVSRAVLEAQGSVLTNKYAEGYPGKRYYGGCEFADEVEALAIDRVKQLFNAGFANVQPHSGAQANGAVMLALAKPGDTVLGMSLDAGGHLTHGARPALSGKWFNAVQYGVSRDTMLIDYDQVEALAHEHKPSLIIAGFSAYPRKLDFARFRAIADSVGARLMVDMAHIAGVIAAGRHPNPVEHAHVVTSTTHKTLRGPRGGFVLTNDEEIARKINSAVFPGLQGGPLMHVIAAKAVAFGEALEPAFKTYIDNVLANAQALGEVLKAGGVDLVTGGTDNHLLLVDLRPKGLKGTQVEQALERAGITCNKNGIPFDTEKPTITSGIRLGAPAATTRGFGVAEFREIGRLILEVFEALRASPEGDPATEQRVRREIFALCERFPIY from the coding sequence ATGTCGAACACCAAGTCTTTCTTCTCGCAGTCCCTGGCCGAGCGCGACTCGCGGGTGCGCGGCGCACTCCTGAAAGAGCTCGAGCGGCAGCAGTCGCAGGTCGAAATGATCGCTTCGGAAAACATCGTGTCGCGCGCGGTGCTCGAGGCGCAAGGCTCGGTGCTGACCAACAAATATGCCGAGGGCTACCCGGGCAAGCGCTACTACGGTGGCTGCGAGTTCGCCGATGAAGTCGAGGCGCTCGCCATCGATCGCGTCAAGCAGCTCTTCAACGCCGGCTTCGCCAACGTGCAGCCGCACTCCGGCGCGCAGGCCAACGGCGCGGTGATGCTGGCGCTGGCCAAGCCCGGCGACACCGTGCTGGGCATGTCGCTCGATGCCGGCGGCCACCTGACCCACGGCGCCCGGCCGGCATTGTCGGGCAAGTGGTTCAACGCCGTGCAGTACGGCGTGAGCCGCGACACCATGCTGATCGACTACGACCAGGTCGAGGCCCTCGCGCACGAGCACAAGCCCAGCCTGATCATCGCCGGTTTCTCCGCCTATCCGCGCAAGCTGGACTTCGCGCGCTTCCGCGCCATCGCCGACAGCGTCGGCGCCAGGCTGATGGTCGACATGGCACATATCGCCGGCGTGATCGCCGCCGGCCGCCATCCGAATCCCGTGGAGCATGCGCACGTGGTCACGTCGACGACGCACAAGACCTTGCGCGGCCCGCGCGGCGGCTTCGTGCTGACCAACGACGAAGAGATCGCCAGGAAGATCAACTCGGCGGTGTTTCCCGGCCTGCAGGGCGGCCCCCTGATGCATGTGATCGCGGCCAAGGCGGTGGCGTTTGGCGAGGCGCTGGAGCCGGCGTTCAAGACCTATATCGACAATGTGCTGGCCAATGCGCAGGCGCTTGGCGAAGTGCTGAAGGCGGGCGGCGTCGACCTGGTGACGGGCGGCACCGACAACCACCTGCTGCTGGTGGACCTGCGTCCCAAGGGGCTCAAGGGCACCCAGGTGGAACAGGCGCTCGAGCGCGCCGGCATCACGTGCAACAAGAATGGCATTCCCTTTGACACCGAGAAGCCGACCATCACGTCCGGCATCCGGCTCGGCGCGCCGGCCGCGACCACGCGCGGCTTCGGCGTGGCGGAGTTCCGCGAGATCGGCCGGCTCATCCTGGAAGTGTTCGAGGCGCTGCGCGCCAGCCCGGAAGGCGACCCGGCCACCGAGCAACGGGTGCGCCGCGAGATCTTCGCGCTGTGCGAACGCTTCCCGATCTACTGA
- a CDS encoding GlxA family transcriptional regulator gives MSSDRTASLSHFAFMPLPNFTMIAFTNAIEVLRMANYLSGQELYRWSVVSPEGGPVTASNGLTIDTAPVDSIGRPDILFVCGGIDVQRATGATHLSTLRRAARDGLMLGSLCTGTYALARSGLLAGYACAIHWENMSALKEEFPDTRFLKELFVIDRDRVTCTGGVAPLDMMLYLIARRVGTARVTQIAEQFIVEHVRDTSAQQKMPLVARLGSANKSLFEVISLMENNIEEPLSREELARLASMSQRQLQRLFRDHLGMTPTHYYLTLRLRRARELLLQTDMSIMHITMACGFQSACHFSKSYREAFGVAPTRERRAQAAPLAKPAAHAKVPVQAYAPVLHA, from the coding sequence ATGTCCTCCGACCGAACCGCGTCGCTGTCCCACTTCGCCTTCATGCCACTGCCAAACTTCACGATGATCGCGTTTACCAACGCCATCGAAGTGCTGCGCATGGCCAACTACCTGAGCGGGCAGGAGCTGTACCGCTGGTCTGTCGTCAGTCCGGAAGGCGGTCCGGTGACGGCCAGCAACGGGCTCACCATCGATACCGCTCCGGTGGACAGCATCGGGCGGCCGGACATCCTGTTCGTCTGCGGCGGCATCGACGTCCAGCGCGCCACCGGGGCCACCCACCTGTCGACGCTGCGGCGCGCGGCGCGCGACGGCCTGATGCTCGGCAGCCTTTGCACCGGCACCTACGCGCTGGCCAGGTCAGGGTTGCTGGCCGGCTATGCCTGCGCCATCCACTGGGAGAACATGTCGGCGCTGAAGGAGGAGTTTCCCGACACCCGCTTCCTGAAGGAACTGTTCGTCATCGACCGCGACCGCGTGACCTGCACCGGCGGCGTCGCGCCGCTCGACATGATGCTGTACCTGATCGCCAGGCGCGTCGGCACCGCCCGCGTGACGCAGATCGCCGAGCAGTTCATCGTCGAACATGTGCGCGACACCAGTGCGCAGCAGAAGATGCCGCTGGTGGCGCGGCTGGGCTCGGCGAACAAGTCGCTGTTCGAGGTGATTTCGCTGATGGAGAACAACATCGAAGAACCGCTGTCGCGCGAGGAGCTCGCGCGCCTTGCCAGCATGTCGCAGCGTCAGCTGCAGCGCCTGTTCCGCGACCATCTCGGCATGACGCCGACCCACTATTACCTGACGCTGCGCCTGCGCCGCGCGCGCGAGCTGCTGCTGCAGACCGACATGTCGATCATGCACATCACCATGGCGTGCGGCTTCCAGTCCGCGTGCCATTTCAGCAAGAGCTACCGGGAGGCGTTCGGGGTCGCGCCGACGCGCGAGCGGCGGGCGCAGGCGGCACCGCTGGCCAAGCCGGCAGCCCATGCCAAGGTGCCGGTGCAGGCGTATGCGCCGGTGCTGCACGCATGA